One stretch of Nocardioides perillae DNA includes these proteins:
- a CDS encoding CBS domain-containing protein, whose amino-acid sequence MKISDVLQAKTDREVVTVSPDAGVRDLLTLLAEHDVGALVVSRDGRRVEGIVSERDVVRHLHRDGTVVHNTVAAIMTADVHTCPPDTPVDDLMRTMTARRVRHVPVVDDGLLVGIVSIGDVVKSRIDQLEFERDQLDSYVHQS is encoded by the coding sequence GTGAAGATCAGCGACGTGCTGCAGGCGAAGACCGACCGCGAGGTCGTGACCGTCAGCCCCGACGCCGGGGTCCGCGACCTGCTCACCCTGCTCGCCGAGCACGACGTCGGCGCGCTCGTCGTCAGCCGCGACGGCCGGCGCGTCGAGGGCATCGTGAGCGAGCGCGACGTGGTGCGCCACCTGCACCGCGACGGGACGGTGGTGCACAACACCGTGGCCGCGATCATGACCGCCGACGTGCACACCTGCCCGCCCGACACCCCCGTCGACGACCTGATGCGCACGATGACCGCGCGTCGCGTGCGGCACGTGCCGGTCGTCGACGACGGTCTCCTCGTCGGCATCGTGAGCATCGGCGACGTGGTGAAGAGCCGCATCGACCAGCTCGAGTTCGAGCGCGACCAGCTCGACTCCTACGTCCACCAGTCCTGA
- a CDS encoding FKBP-type peptidyl-prolyl cis-trans isomerase, which translates to MATPEKPEIDFPDFDPPADLVVTDLSEGDGPEAAAGQTVSVHYVGVAHSTGEEFDASWNRGEPLRFRLGIGQVISGWDQGVQGMKVGGRRQLVIPPHLGYGDRGAGGVIKPGETLIFVVDLLGVS; encoded by the coding sequence ATGGCAACCCCCGAGAAGCCCGAGATCGACTTCCCCGACTTCGACCCGCCCGCCGACCTCGTCGTCACCGACCTGAGCGAGGGCGACGGCCCCGAGGCCGCCGCCGGCCAGACCGTGTCGGTGCACTACGTGGGCGTGGCCCACTCCACCGGCGAGGAGTTCGACGCCAGCTGGAACCGCGGCGAGCCGCTGCGCTTCCGCCTCGGCATCGGCCAGGTCATCTCGGGCTGGGACCAGGGCGTGCAGGGCATGAAGGTCGGCGGCCGCCGCCAGCTCGTCATCCCGCCCCACCTGGGCTACGGCGACCGCGGTGCCGGCGGCGTCATCAAGCCCGGCGAGACCCTCATCTTCGTCGTCGACCTGCTCGGGGTCTCCTGA